In Synechococcus sp. HK05, one DNA window encodes the following:
- a CDS encoding NAD(P)H-quinone oxidoreductase subunit 4, with product MAATAGQGSSTAFPWLSASILFPIGAALCIPFVPDNGDGKQVRWFALGVALITFLITVGAYLTGYDPSNPDLQLVEKVSWVPDLGLEWSVGADGISMPLILLTSFITALAVLAAWPVSFKPKLFYFLLLAMDGGQIAVFAVQDMLLFFLAWELELIPVYLLLAIWGGKKRQYAATKFILYTAGSSLFILLAGLAMAFYGGDFSFNYTDLMAKGFSVKFQLLAYAGLLIAFGVKLPIVPLHTWLPDAHGEATAPVHMLLAGILLKMGGYALLRFNCQILPDGHAVFAPLLVVLGVVNIIYAALTSFAQRNLKRKIAYSSISHMGFVLIGIGSFSALGSSGAMLQMISHGLIGASLFFLVGATYDRTHTLQLDEMGGVGQKMRKMFALWTVCSLASLALPGMSGFVSELMVFVGFATDDAYTLPFRVAIDGLAAIGVILTPIYLLSMLREIFYGQEKAELVGHTNLVDAEPREIYIIGCLLVPIIGIGLYPRLMTDSYKASMEMLVAKDERAMKALNAPAGAGLIRQAPLRAPELAG from the coding sequence CTGGCCGCCACCGCAGGCCAGGGCAGCAGCACCGCTTTTCCCTGGCTGAGCGCCTCGATCCTGTTCCCGATCGGCGCAGCACTCTGCATCCCATTTGTGCCCGACAACGGCGATGGCAAGCAGGTGCGCTGGTTTGCCCTGGGTGTTGCGCTGATCACCTTTCTGATCACCGTTGGCGCCTATCTCACCGGCTACGACCCCAGCAACCCCGATCTGCAGCTGGTGGAGAAGGTGAGCTGGGTGCCCGACCTCGGACTGGAGTGGTCGGTAGGGGCCGACGGCATCTCGATGCCGCTGATCCTGCTCACCAGCTTCATTACGGCCTTGGCTGTGCTCGCCGCCTGGCCGGTGAGCTTCAAACCGAAGCTCTTCTATTTCCTGCTGCTGGCCATGGATGGCGGCCAGATCGCCGTGTTCGCCGTGCAGGACATGCTGCTCTTCTTCCTGGCCTGGGAGCTGGAGCTGATCCCGGTGTATCTGCTGCTGGCGATCTGGGGCGGCAAGAAGCGCCAATACGCCGCCACCAAATTCATCCTCTACACAGCCGGCAGCTCGCTGTTCATCCTGCTGGCGGGCCTGGCGATGGCCTTCTACGGCGGCGATTTCAGCTTCAACTACACGGATCTGATGGCCAAGGGCTTCTCCGTGAAGTTCCAGCTGCTCGCCTACGCCGGTCTGTTGATCGCGTTCGGCGTGAAGCTGCCGATCGTGCCGCTGCACACCTGGCTGCCGGATGCCCACGGCGAAGCCACCGCACCGGTGCACATGCTGCTGGCGGGCATCCTGCTGAAGATGGGCGGCTACGCCCTGCTGCGCTTCAACTGCCAAATCCTTCCGGATGGCCACGCCGTCTTCGCGCCACTGCTGGTGGTGCTGGGGGTGGTGAACATCATTTACGCCGCCCTCACCTCCTTCGCCCAGCGCAACCTCAAACGCAAGATCGCCTACAGCTCGATCAGTCACATGGGCTTCGTGCTGATCGGCATCGGCAGCTTTAGTGCCCTGGGCTCCAGCGGCGCGATGCTGCAGATGATCAGCCACGGCCTGATCGGCGCCTCACTCTTCTTCCTGGTGGGCGCCACCTACGACCGCACCCACACCCTGCAGCTCGATGAGATGGGCGGCGTGGGCCAGAAGATGCGCAAGATGTTCGCCCTCTGGACCGTGTGCTCGCTGGCCTCGCTGGCACTGCCGGGCATGAGCGGCTTCGTGAGCGAGCTGATGGTGTTCGTGGGCTTTGCCACCGACGACGCTTACACGCTGCCTTTCCGAGTGGCGATCGACGGCCTCGCCGCCATTGGAGTGATCCTCACTCCGATCTACCTGCTCTCGATGCTGCGGGAGATCTTCTACGGCCAGGAGAAAGCCGAGCTGGTGGGCCACACCAACCTGGTGGATGCTGAGCCGCGTGAGATCTACATCATTGGCTGCCTGTTGGTGCCAATCATTGGCATCGGTCTCTACCCCCGCCTGATGACCGACAGCTACAAGGCTTCCATGGAAATGCTGGTGGCCAAAGATGAACGGGCGATGAAGGCCCTCAATGCGCCTGCAGGCGCTGGCTTGATCCGCCAGGCCCCCCTGCGGGCACCAGAGCTGGCCGGATAA
- a CDS encoding NAD(P)H-quinone oxidoreductase subunit 5 — protein sequence MPSPAELAWLIPVLPLIGAALVGLGLISFNRTVNRLRKPVALLLITSVGAAAVLSYAVLAQQLAGAGPTEVLFNWASAGAFTLEMGFRVDALGAVMLALVTTIAVLVMVYSDGYMAHDKGYVRFFTYLALFSSSMLGLVISPNLLQIYVFWELVGMCSYLLVGFWYDRDGAANAAQKAFVVNRVGDFGLLLGILGLFWATGSFGFEQVGSGLQAAIANGSVPNGIAVLLCLLVFMGPMAKSAQFPLHVWLPDAMEGPTPISALIHAATMVAAGVFLVARLQPVYVPFPEVQVVVAVIGTITLFLGASIALTQMDLKKGLAYSTVSQLGYMMLAMGCGAPVAGMFHLVTHAFFKAMLFLGSGSVIHAMEEVVGHEPVLAQDMRLMGGLRKHMPITSSTFFIGCLAISGIPPLAGFWSKDEILGQAFGSFPVLWAAGFITAGMTAFYMFRLYFLTFEGSFRGNDKAMQAQLMAAAGKSSDEHADDHGHAHAEHPHESGWQMAMPLAVLAVPSVLVGLLGVPWNSRFGMLLDPHEAAEVAEHFSWGEFLPLAGASVAISVVGITVAVLAYALRKIDLGTAVAGRFPAINAFLANKWYLDAINDKLFVQGSRKLARSVLEVDSKVVDGVVNLTGLVTLGSGEGLKYFETGRAQFYALIVFGGVIALVVLFGALG from the coding sequence ATGCCCTCGCCTGCCGAACTCGCCTGGCTGATTCCGGTGTTGCCCCTGATCGGGGCAGCGTTGGTGGGTCTTGGGCTGATCAGCTTCAACCGCACGGTGAATCGGTTGCGCAAACCGGTGGCGTTGCTGCTGATCACCAGCGTGGGGGCCGCCGCGGTGCTCAGCTACGCCGTGCTCGCCCAGCAGCTGGCGGGGGCCGGCCCCACCGAAGTGCTGTTCAACTGGGCCAGCGCTGGCGCCTTCACCCTGGAGATGGGCTTCCGGGTGGATGCCCTGGGCGCCGTGATGCTTGCCCTGGTCACCACCATCGCCGTGCTGGTGATGGTGTATTCCGATGGCTACATGGCCCACGACAAGGGCTATGTGCGCTTTTTCACCTACCTGGCCCTGTTCAGCAGCTCGATGCTGGGCCTGGTGATCAGCCCCAACCTCCTGCAGATCTATGTGTTCTGGGAGCTAGTGGGGATGTGCTCCTACCTGCTGGTGGGCTTCTGGTACGACCGCGATGGCGCCGCCAATGCCGCCCAGAAAGCCTTTGTGGTGAACCGCGTGGGCGACTTCGGCCTGCTGCTCGGCATCCTCGGCCTGTTCTGGGCCACCGGCAGCTTCGGCTTTGAACAGGTGGGCAGTGGCCTGCAAGCCGCCATCGCCAACGGCAGCGTGCCCAACGGCATCGCCGTGCTGCTCTGCCTGCTGGTGTTCATGGGCCCGATGGCGAAATCGGCCCAGTTCCCGCTGCACGTGTGGCTGCCCGACGCCATGGAGGGCCCCACGCCCATCTCGGCCCTGATCCACGCCGCCACGATGGTGGCGGCCGGGGTGTTCCTGGTGGCGCGCCTGCAACCGGTGTACGTGCCCTTCCCGGAGGTGCAGGTGGTGGTGGCCGTGATCGGCACGATCACGCTGTTCCTGGGGGCCTCGATCGCCCTCACCCAGATGGATCTCAAGAAGGGTCTGGCCTACAGCACCGTGAGCCAGCTCGGCTACATGATGCTGGCCATGGGCTGCGGTGCCCCGGTGGCCGGCATGTTCCACCTGGTGACCCACGCCTTCTTCAAGGCGATGCTCTTCCTGGGCTCCGGTTCCGTGATCCACGCCATGGAAGAGGTGGTGGGCCACGAGCCCGTGCTCGCGCAAGACATGCGCCTGATGGGCGGCCTGCGCAAGCACATGCCGATCACCAGCAGCACCTTCTTCATCGGCTGCCTGGCCATCAGCGGCATCCCGCCCCTGGCCGGCTTCTGGAGCAAGGACGAAATCCTCGGCCAGGCCTTCGGCAGCTTCCCGGTGCTCTGGGCCGCCGGCTTCATCACCGCCGGCATGACCGCCTTCTACATGTTCCGGCTGTATTTCCTCACCTTCGAGGGCAGCTTCCGCGGCAACGACAAGGCGATGCAAGCGCAGCTAATGGCCGCCGCCGGCAAGAGCTCCGACGAACACGCCGACGACCACGGCCATGCCCATGCGGAGCACCCGCACGAATCGGGCTGGCAGATGGCGATGCCCCTAGCCGTGTTGGCGGTGCCTTCGGTGCTGGTGGGCCTGCTGGGCGTGCCCTGGAACAGCCGTTTCGGCATGCTCCTGGATCCCCACGAGGCCGCCGAAGTGGCCGAGCACTTCAGCTGGGGTGAGTTCCTGCCTCTGGCCGGCGCCTCCGTGGCGATCTCGGTGGTGGGCATCACGGTGGCTGTGCTGGCCTACGCCTTGCGCAAGATCGATCTGGGCACCGCCGTGGCTGGTCGTTTCCCCGCGATCAACGCCTTCCTGGCGAACAAGTGGTACCTCGATGCCATCAACGACAAGCTGTTCGTGCAAGGCAGCCGCAAGCTGGCCCGCTCGGTGCTGGAGGTGGATTCCAAAGTGGTCGACGGCGTGGTGAACCTCACCGGCCTCGTGACCCTCGGCAGCGGCGAAGGCCTCAAATACTTCGAAACCGGCCGCGCTCAGTTCTATGCCCTGATCGTGTTCGGCGGCGTGATCGCGCTGGTGGTGCTGTTCGGAGCACTCGGGTGA
- a CDS encoding NnrU family protein, with product MLALLLGFAVIHSGGASLRYWGVERIGERAWRLLFAAVSIPSAVVVIGYFLAHRYDGIRLWNLQDQPWIIPLVWIGTAISFLFLYPATYNLLEIPAVLKPQVRMYATGIIRVSRHPQAIGQILWCCTHLLWIGSSFMVATCAGLIAHHLFAIWNGDRRLANRFGAAFEELRASTSVIPFRAVLDGRQQLQLTEFLRPAQLGIAIAVGVFWWAHRFIGSGATAFSRTGLAHWLG from the coding sequence ATGCTGGCGTTGCTGCTGGGCTTTGCCGTGATCCACAGCGGCGGCGCCTCCCTGCGCTACTGGGGGGTGGAGCGCATCGGCGAACGGGCCTGGCGCCTGTTGTTTGCAGCGGTGAGCATCCCCTCCGCCGTGGTGGTGATCGGCTACTTCCTGGCCCACCGCTACGACGGCATCCGGCTCTGGAATCTGCAGGACCAGCCCTGGATCATTCCGCTGGTGTGGATCGGCACCGCCATCAGCTTCCTGTTTCTCTACCCAGCCACCTACAACCTGCTGGAGATCCCGGCGGTGCTGAAGCCGCAGGTGCGGATGTATGCCACCGGGATCATCCGCGTGAGCCGCCATCCCCAGGCGATCGGGCAGATCCTCTGGTGCTGCACCCATCTGCTCTGGATCGGCAGCAGCTTCATGGTGGCCACCTGCGCCGGCCTGATTGCCCATCACCTGTTCGCGATCTGGAACGGTGATCGCCGCTTGGCCAATCGCTTCGGTGCGGCCTTTGAGGAGCTGCGGGCCAGCACCTCCGTGATCCCATTTCGGGCCGTGCTCGATGGCCGCCAACAACTGCAGCTGACGGAATTCCTGCGGCCCGCTCAGCTGGGCATCGCCATCGCCGTGGGCGTGTTCTGGTGGGCTCATCGCTTCATCGGCAGCGGCGCCACAGCCTTCAGCCGCACCGGGCTGGCCCATTGGCTGGGATAA
- a CDS encoding LysR family transcriptional regulator — protein MADLPFTLDQLRILRAIASEGSFKKAADSLYVTQPAVSLQIQNLEKQLNVSLFDRGGRKAQLTEAGHLLLSYCDRILSQCQEACRALDDLHNLKGGSLIVGASQTTGTYLMPRMIGLFRQKYPEVAVQLQVHSTRRTGWSVANGQIDLAIIGGELPSELNELLQVVPYASDELALVLPTKHPLARLAELSKDDLYRLGFVCLDAQSTTRKMVDQLLARSGLDVSRLKIEMELNSFEAIKNAVQSGLGAAFLPVVSIERELAAGSLHRPALADLSVRRQLKLISHPSRYCSRAADAFRKEVLPVFASPDSPLRRPLLQNQPAGSDPGGDDQN, from the coding sequence ATGGCTGATCTGCCCTTCACCCTTGATCAGCTGCGCATCCTGCGGGCGATCGCCAGCGAGGGCAGCTTCAAGAAGGCGGCCGACAGCCTTTATGTGACACAGCCGGCGGTGAGCCTGCAGATCCAGAATCTGGAAAAGCAGCTGAATGTGTCGCTGTTTGACCGGGGTGGGCGCAAGGCGCAGCTCACGGAGGCCGGCCACCTGCTGCTCAGCTACTGCGACCGGATCCTGAGCCAGTGCCAGGAGGCCTGCCGCGCCCTCGACGATCTCCACAACCTCAAGGGCGGTTCACTGATCGTGGGCGCCAGCCAGACCACCGGCACCTATCTGATGCCGCGGATGATCGGGCTGTTCCGCCAGAAGTATCCAGAGGTGGCGGTGCAGCTGCAGGTGCACAGCACCCGCCGCACCGGCTGGAGCGTGGCCAACGGCCAGATCGACCTGGCGATCATCGGTGGGGAGCTCCCCAGCGAATTGAACGAGCTCCTCCAGGTGGTGCCCTATGCCAGTGATGAGTTGGCGCTGGTGCTGCCCACCAAGCACCCCCTGGCCCGCCTGGCGGAGCTCAGCAAAGACGACCTCTACCGCCTGGGCTTCGTCTGCCTGGATGCCCAATCCACCACCCGCAAGATGGTGGACCAACTGTTGGCGCGCTCCGGCCTCGATGTGTCGCGCCTGAAAATCGAGATGGAGCTCAATTCCTTTGAGGCCATCAAAAATGCTGTGCAGAGCGGCCTGGGTGCGGCGTTCCTGCCGGTGGTGTCGATCGAGCGGGAACTGGCCGCAGGCAGCCTGCATCGCCCGGCCCTGGCGGATCTCTCCGTGCGGCGGCAGCTGAAGTTGATCAGCCACCCCTCGCGCTACTGCTCGAGGGCTGCTGATGCCTTCCGCAAAGAGGTGCTTCCGGTGTTCGCCAGCCCCGATAGCCCCTTGCGCCGGCCCCTGCTGCAGAACCAGCCGGCCGGCTCAGACCCCGGCGGTGACGATCAGAACTGA
- a CDS encoding DUF3172 domain-containing protein: MPRRGGGSGGGPGGGSGGGGFQFNVASGAILAGVLVVGIGIGTGISSTTQGDQGNIASSQQLDMAVPDPEFCRQWGASAFVMDIELYTTMNPSTSFVTQPSLKPGCVIRRENWSVLQKEGAVSAEQMRQCKQRMNTFAYIGSVKDKPVVRCVYQTDISENKFLTKGVADDTVGITPEADQF; the protein is encoded by the coding sequence ATGCCCAGGCGTGGGGGTGGCTCCGGAGGCGGTCCAGGTGGTGGTTCCGGAGGCGGCGGATTCCAGTTCAACGTGGCCAGTGGAGCGATCCTGGCGGGCGTGTTGGTGGTGGGGATCGGTATCGGCACCGGCATCTCCAGCACTACTCAGGGTGATCAAGGGAATATCGCCAGCTCCCAGCAGCTCGATATGGCGGTACCCGACCCTGAGTTCTGCCGCCAATGGGGGGCGAGCGCCTTCGTGATGGACATCGAGCTGTACACCACGATGAACCCAAGCACCAGCTTCGTGACGCAGCCTTCGCTCAAGCCCGGTTGCGTGATTCGCCGCGAGAACTGGAGCGTGCTGCAGAAGGAGGGTGCGGTGAGCGCCGAGCAGATGCGGCAGTGCAAGCAACGTATGAACACCTTCGCCTACATCGGCTCGGTGAAGGACAAGCCCGTGGTGCGCTGCGTGTATCAGACCGACATCAGCGAGAACAAGTTCCTCACCAAAGGTGTGGCCGACGACACCGTGGGCATCACCCCTGAGGCGGATCAGTTCTGA
- the ndhM gene encoding NAD(P)H-quinone oxidoreductase subunit M, which translates to MADTLLKSTTRHVRIFTARVENGQLVCDPNQLTLDLDPDNEFIWDNASQDAVQQRFRELVEAHAGQDLNDYNLRRIGSELEGQIRELLQAGALRYNPDCRVLNYSMGLPQAPQNA; encoded by the coding sequence ATGGCCGACACACTGCTCAAATCCACCACCCGCCATGTGCGGATCTTCACCGCCCGTGTGGAGAACGGCCAGCTGGTGTGCGACCCCAACCAGCTCACCCTCGATCTCGACCCCGACAACGAATTCATCTGGGACAACGCCAGCCAAGACGCCGTGCAGCAGCGCTTTCGTGAGCTGGTGGAGGCCCACGCTGGCCAGGATCTCAACGATTACAACCTGCGCCGCATCGGCTCAGAACTCGAAGGCCAGATCCGTGAACTGCTGCAGGCCGGCGCCCTCCGCTACAACCCCGATTGCCGGGTGCTGAACTACTCGATGGGCCTGCCGCAGGCCCCCCAGAACGCATGA
- the pds gene encoding 15-cis-phytoene desaturase has translation MRVAIAGAGLAGLACAKYLCDAGHTPVVVEARDVLGGKVAAWQDEDGDWYETGLHIFFGAYRNMRQLFKELDIEDRLQWKSHSMIFNQKETPGTYSRFDFPDIPAPFNGVAAILGNNDMLTWPEKISFGLGLVPAMLRGQQYVEECDQYSWTEWLKLHNIPERVNDEVFIAMAKALNFIDPDEISSTVVLTALNRFLQEGDGSKMAFLDGNPPQRLCQPIVDYVTERGGEVHLDSPLREIELNADGSVSGFRIGGIKGKEGFTLQADAYVSALPVDPFKLLLPEPWKEMPYFKKLDGLNGVPVINIHLWFDRKLTEIDHLLFSRSPLLSVYADMSNTCKEYEDPERSMLELVFAPAKDWIGRSDDDIVAATMEELKRLFPMHFTGDDQAKLRKAIVVKTPLSVYKTVPGCQQLRPDQTSPIPNFFLAGDYTMQRYLASMEGAVLSGKLCAEAVAAAPVAAAVPAAA, from the coding sequence ATGCGCGTCGCCATCGCTGGTGCTGGTCTGGCCGGTCTGGCCTGTGCCAAGTACCTCTGCGACGCCGGTCATACCCCGGTGGTGGTGGAAGCCCGCGATGTGCTCGGCGGCAAGGTGGCGGCCTGGCAAGACGAGGACGGCGACTGGTACGAGACCGGCCTGCACATCTTCTTCGGCGCTTACCGCAATATGCGCCAGCTGTTCAAGGAGCTGGACATCGAGGACAGGCTGCAGTGGAAGAGCCACTCGATGATCTTCAACCAGAAGGAAACGCCTGGCACCTACAGCCGCTTCGATTTCCCCGACATTCCGGCACCGTTCAACGGTGTGGCGGCGATCCTCGGTAACAACGACATGCTTACCTGGCCGGAGAAGATCTCCTTCGGTCTGGGTCTGGTGCCAGCGATGCTGCGCGGGCAGCAGTACGTGGAGGAGTGCGACCAGTACTCCTGGACCGAATGGCTGAAGTTGCACAACATCCCGGAGCGGGTGAACGATGAGGTGTTCATCGCCATGGCCAAGGCGCTGAATTTCATCGATCCCGATGAGATCTCCAGCACCGTGGTGCTCACTGCCCTCAACCGCTTTCTGCAGGAGGGGGATGGCTCCAAGATGGCCTTCCTCGATGGCAACCCACCCCAGCGGCTGTGCCAGCCGATCGTGGATTACGTCACCGAGCGTGGCGGCGAGGTGCATCTCGATTCACCGCTGCGTGAGATCGAGCTCAATGCCGACGGCTCCGTGAGCGGTTTCCGCATTGGCGGGATTAAGGGCAAGGAGGGCTTCACCCTGCAGGCCGATGCCTATGTGAGCGCCCTGCCGGTGGATCCGTTCAAGCTGCTGCTGCCGGAGCCTTGGAAGGAGATGCCCTACTTCAAGAAGCTCGATGGCCTCAACGGTGTGCCGGTGATCAACATTCACCTCTGGTTTGACCGCAAGCTCACCGAGATCGATCACCTGCTGTTCAGCCGCAGCCCACTGCTGAGCGTGTATGCCGACATGAGCAACACCTGCAAGGAATACGAAGATCCCGAGCGTTCGATGCTTGAGCTGGTGTTCGCTCCTGCCAAGGATTGGATCGGCCGCAGCGACGACGACATCGTGGCCGCCACCATGGAAGAGCTGAAGCGCCTCTTCCCGATGCACTTCACGGGCGACGATCAAGCCAAGCTGCGCAAGGCGATTGTGGTGAAAACGCCATTGTCGGTGTATAAAACTGTGCCCGGTTGCCAGCAGCTGCGCCCGGATCAAACGTCTCCGATCCCCAATTTCTTCCTGGCGGGCGACTACACGATGCAGCGGTATCTCGCTTCGATGGAGGGGGCTGTGCTCAGTGGCAAGCTCTGTGCGGAGGCTGTGGCGGCAGCGCCGGTGGCTGCAGCGGTGCCAGCGGCGGCCTGA
- a CDS encoding phytoene synthase — MSLAAAPTEIPSLEEAYEACRQETAEWAKTFYLGTLLMPPAKRRAIWAIYVWCRRTDELMDSPEAMTRPEAELAQRLDAWEQRTRDLFRGTVRDGLDRVMADTIERYPQPIQPYLDMIEGMRMDLTTHRYATFEQLKLYCYRVAGTVGLMTQEVMGIDPAYTSAPWSHPPDTSEAAVALGIANQLTNILRDVGEDRGRGRIYLPQEDLERFGYSEEELMAGTLNDSWRELMRFQLNRARDWFARSEAGVRWLAPDARWPVWASLRLYRGILDVIEELDYDVFKYRAYVPTSGKFLDLPRSFVIAQAR, encoded by the coding sequence GTGTCGTTGGCTGCTGCCCCAACAGAGATTCCTTCCTTAGAGGAGGCCTACGAGGCCTGCCGGCAAGAAACCGCCGAGTGGGCGAAAACCTTCTATCTCGGCACCCTGTTGATGCCCCCGGCGAAGCGCCGGGCCATCTGGGCGATCTACGTGTGGTGTCGCCGCACCGACGAGTTGATGGACAGCCCCGAGGCGATGACCCGCCCCGAGGCTGAACTGGCCCAGCGGCTCGATGCCTGGGAGCAGCGCACCCGCGATCTCTTTCGAGGCACCGTGCGCGATGGCCTCGATCGGGTGATGGCCGACACGATTGAGCGCTACCCCCAGCCGATCCAGCCCTATCTCGACATGATCGAGGGCATGCGGATGGATCTCACCACCCATCGCTATGCCACGTTTGAGCAGCTGAAGCTCTACTGCTACCGGGTTGCCGGCACAGTGGGGTTGATGACCCAAGAGGTGATGGGCATCGATCCGGCCTACACCTCAGCTCCTTGGAGCCATCCCCCCGACACCAGCGAAGCGGCGGTAGCGCTCGGCATTGCCAATCAGCTAACGAACATCTTGCGTGATGTGGGTGAGGATCGTGGTCGCGGCCGCATCTATCTGCCCCAAGAAGATCTCGAACGCTTCGGCTACAGCGAAGAGGAGCTGATGGCTGGCACTCTCAATGACAGTTGGCGAGAGTTGATGCGCTTTCAGTTAAATCGGGCGCGTGATTGGTTTGCGCGATCGGAGGCGGGTGTGCGCTGGCTGGCTCCCGATGCGCGCTGGCCGGTTTGGGCATCACTGCGCTTGTATCGCGGCATTCTCGATGTGATTGAAGAGTTGGACTACGACGTGTTCAAGTACCGCGCCTATGTGCCAACTTCCGGTAAGTTCCTCGATTTGCCCCGTTCGTTTGTGATAGCTCAGGCGCGTTGA
- a CDS encoding alpha/beta fold hydrolase, with product MEEQCWTWRGFSIRYSCVKSQANGSSPGRAVLCIHGFGASKGHWRHNLAPLSQEATVFAIDLLGFGNSSKPISCLEGEPLIPGGVRYGFDLWAEQVRDFCLEVIGLGDGIELQLIGNSIGGVVALNATRLLQAIHHDPQQVILIDCAQRELDLKRLDTQPWPARLTRPLVMTVVRQRWIINSLFLVLARPAFVRSVLQQAYPSGRNVDQELVDLLLRPSQQPGATESFRGFVNLFNDWLAPQLMEQLRVPVRLLWGAQDPWEPLEEAQRWEQNHACIQELTVLEGLGHCPHDESPEQVNPILLHWLQLGWCQRA from the coding sequence ATGGAAGAGCAGTGCTGGACCTGGCGCGGCTTTTCCATTAGATACAGCTGCGTTAAATCGCAAGCCAACGGCTCTTCCCCTGGGAGAGCCGTTCTTTGTATTCATGGTTTCGGAGCCTCCAAAGGGCACTGGCGTCACAACCTGGCTCCCTTGAGCCAAGAGGCAACTGTTTTTGCCATCGACTTACTCGGCTTTGGCAACAGCAGCAAGCCGATCTCCTGCCTGGAGGGAGAGCCGCTGATCCCTGGAGGGGTGCGCTACGGGTTCGATCTCTGGGCGGAGCAAGTGCGCGATTTCTGCCTCGAAGTGATCGGTCTTGGGGATGGAATCGAATTACAACTGATCGGAAACTCGATCGGCGGTGTGGTGGCCCTGAATGCCACACGGCTGTTGCAAGCCATCCACCACGATCCACAGCAAGTGATCCTGATCGACTGCGCCCAGCGTGAACTCGATCTGAAGCGGCTAGACACTCAACCCTGGCCGGCCCGTCTCACACGCCCACTCGTGATGACGGTGGTGCGGCAGCGCTGGATCATCAACAGCCTGTTTCTGGTACTGGCTCGGCCCGCCTTCGTGCGCAGTGTGCTGCAGCAGGCCTACCCCAGCGGCCGCAATGTGGATCAGGAGCTTGTGGATCTGTTGCTGCGCCCCAGCCAACAACCTGGCGCCACCGAGAGCTTTCGCGGCTTCGTGAATCTCTTCAACGACTGGCTGGCACCCCAGCTCATGGAGCAGCTGCGGGTACCTGTGCGCCTGCTCTGGGGCGCTCAGGATCCATGGGAACCCCTTGAGGAAGCGCAGCGATGGGAGCAAAACCACGCCTGCATTCAAGAGCTCACTGTGCTTGAGGGGCTTGGCCATTGCCCCCACGACGAATCACCCGAGCAGGTGAATCCAATCCTGTTGCATTGGCTTCAACTGGGCTGGTGTCAACGCGCCTGA
- a CDS encoding RNA-binding protein: MSVRLYVGNLPQSFDAKELDALFSSVGEGIRFKAVQDRETGAGRGFGFANVDDEKVADAVIEQLNGREFAGNALRIERSERRDDRRGNDRRPGGAPGTPAVARKAVNKVVHRDTVEEGAPDPRWAGELAKLKNLLDNQKAAV; encoded by the coding sequence ATGAGCGTTCGTCTGTACGTTGGCAACCTGCCCCAGAGCTTTGACGCCAAGGAGCTCGACGCTCTGTTCTCCAGCGTGGGTGAAGGGATTCGCTTCAAGGCTGTTCAAGACCGTGAAACCGGCGCTGGTCGTGGCTTCGGTTTTGCCAACGTCGACGACGAGAAAGTGGCCGATGCGGTGATCGAGCAGCTCAACGGCCGTGAGTTCGCCGGCAACGCCCTCCGCATCGAGCGCTCCGAGCGCCGCGATGACCGCCGGGGTAATGATCGCCGCCCCGGTGGTGCCCCTGGCACACCCGCCGTGGCCCGCAAAGCCGTGAACAAAGTGGTGCACCGCGACACCGTGGAAGAAGGCGCTCCCGATCCCCGCTGGGCCGGCGAACTGGCCAAGCTTAAGAACCTGCTCGATAACCAGAAAGCTGCGGTTTGA